One Parasphingorhabdus cellanae genomic region harbors:
- the glpX gene encoding class II fructose-bisphosphatase — translation MPKSSDILERVLVLEMVRVTEAAAVSAAKLIGRGDEKAADAAAVEAMRAALNGLNICGTVVIGEGERDEAPMLFIGEKVGHGCEGESPEIDIALDPLEGTTITAKAGPNALAVLAIAEKGNLLNAPDVYMDKLAVGPGYSDNIIDLDKSVRENVSAVAKEKGVEPADIIVCVLDRPRHEKIIAELREIGCGIMLIPDGDVAGVIATTDEETTVDMYMGSGGAPEGVLAAAALRCVGGQFKGRLTFRNDDERKRAHKWGIEDLDKIYDLKELAKGDVIFAATGVTDGSLLEGVKKLRSGVMTTESVVMRASSGTVRWVKSEHRA, via the coding sequence ATGCCTAAATCAAGTGATATTCTCGAACGCGTATTGGTACTGGAAATGGTACGTGTGACCGAGGCAGCCGCAGTTTCTGCTGCCAAGCTCATTGGTCGGGGCGACGAAAAAGCGGCTGATGCCGCGGCGGTCGAGGCTATGCGCGCAGCACTGAACGGGCTCAATATCTGCGGCACCGTTGTCATCGGCGAGGGCGAAAGAGACGAAGCACCGATGCTGTTTATCGGTGAGAAAGTCGGCCATGGCTGCGAGGGCGAATCACCAGAAATCGATATCGCCCTGGACCCGTTGGAAGGGACCACGATTACGGCAAAAGCCGGCCCCAATGCCCTTGCGGTTCTCGCCATCGCGGAGAAAGGCAATCTTCTCAATGCGCCAGATGTCTACATGGACAAGCTCGCCGTCGGCCCGGGCTATTCCGACAATATTATAGATCTCGACAAATCTGTACGAGAGAATGTCTCAGCGGTTGCGAAGGAAAAAGGTGTTGAGCCAGCGGATATTATCGTCTGCGTGCTTGACCGGCCACGCCATGAGAAAATCATTGCCGAACTGCGTGAAATCGGTTGCGGTATCATGTTGATCCCCGACGGTGATGTGGCCGGTGTTATTGCGACCACCGATGAAGAAACGACTGTCGACATGTATATGGGCAGCGGCGGCGCTCCTGAAGGTGTCTTGGCCGCAGCGGCACTGCGCTGTGTCGGTGGACAGTTTAAGGGCCGCTTGACCTTCCGCAATGACGATGAACGCAAACGCGCCCATAAATGGGGCATCGAAGATCTCGACAAAATCTATGACCTCAAAGAACTGGCAAAAGGCGATGTCATTTTTGCAGCGACGGGTGTTACTGACGGCTCCCTTTTGGAAGGCGTCAAGAAACTGCGCAGCGGTGTCATGACGACCGAAAGCGTGGTGATGCGTGCTTCGTCCGGCACAGTGCGCTGGGTCAAGAGCGAGCACCGCGCCTGA
- a CDS encoding ExbD/TolR family protein, whose protein sequence is MAMNVGDGGGAETPLSDINTTPLVDVMLVLLIIFLIAVPVVIQTVELELPVLPFEVTTTKPENVLLAVTTTDSAGRDPGDPEFSGANPGGNCRIYWNTTPIDSNELVQRAVTQLENQIEAFGGVENMTADDMPEVHIRGDINTPYRCIGGAIFAMQRAGFAKVGFLSTPVAIE, encoded by the coding sequence ATGGCGATGAATGTTGGGGACGGCGGTGGAGCGGAAACTCCTCTATCGGACATTAACACGACCCCGCTAGTGGACGTCATGCTGGTTTTGCTGATCATTTTCTTGATCGCTGTTCCGGTCGTGATTCAAACTGTGGAGCTGGAACTGCCGGTTCTACCGTTTGAAGTGACGACAACCAAACCGGAAAATGTTCTGCTCGCTGTTACGACAACAGACTCGGCTGGTCGGGATCCTGGTGATCCGGAATTTTCTGGCGCTAATCCAGGCGGCAATTGCCGGATTTACTGGAACACGACTCCGATCGATTCCAATGAATTGGTGCAACGAGCTGTGACCCAGTTGGAAAACCAGATCGAAGCTTTTGGCGGCGTAGAGAATATGACAGCGGATGATATGCCGGAAGTTCATATTCGCGGAGATATTAACACGCCATATCGGTGCATTGGTGGCGCAATTTTCGCCATGCAGCGGGCGGGTTTTGCCAAAGTTGGCTTCTTGTCGACACCGGTTGCAATCGAATAG
- the recJ gene encoding single-stranded-DNA-specific exonuclease RecJ, whose product MNAVLNVTQSLSGQSWQWRSTSADARDPGFQPDDLVTQLLLARGATRETLDINKDPTIRGFMPDPSVFQDMDVAAERLSKAVLNSDKITVFGDYDVDGATSAALLIRLLRDLGLEAGYYIPDRLMEGYGPSGEALVKLGQQGSDLVVTVDCGAMAFEALDMAHKAGVEVIVVDHHKCAAELPKASAMVNPNRLDESDAGAEHGHLAAVGIAFLLGAALVRNLRGKGFFKDRPEPKLLELLDIVALGTVADVAQLRGLNRAFVAQGLKVLAGRKNIGLSALIDASRLKRAPICSDLGFALGPRINAGGRVGKSDLGVRLLTTQNPEEAQKISAELNHYNEERRAIEAHVLEEAEAMCSSQQNQAVVVLSAKGWHPGVIGIVAGRIKEKLGRPAIIIAEDEDGIGKGSGRSISGVDLGAAIIAAKDQGLLIAGGGHAMAAGVTIDATKVDAFSEFLNDRLADTVGTAQAGKALLLDAVLSPKGVNPLFVEAMDGAGPYGMGWPAPRIAAGPVRIIKCDIVGKDHVRMIVAGDDGGSIKTIAFRAAESDLGQALLSAPKNRKLWIAGRAKIDDWGSRPAAEIHLEDAAWAD is encoded by the coding sequence ATGAATGCAGTTCTCAATGTCACGCAATCGCTATCGGGTCAAAGTTGGCAATGGCGCAGCACCAGCGCCGACGCACGCGACCCCGGTTTTCAGCCCGATGATCTGGTCACGCAATTATTGCTGGCCCGCGGCGCGACCCGTGAAACACTGGATATAAACAAGGATCCGACGATCAGAGGGTTTATGCCGGATCCGTCAGTTTTTCAGGACATGGACGTGGCCGCCGAGCGACTGTCAAAAGCCGTCCTGAATAGTGACAAAATAACGGTTTTTGGTGACTATGATGTTGATGGTGCGACCAGTGCCGCGCTCCTTATCCGATTGCTCCGCGACCTCGGACTGGAGGCGGGCTATTATATTCCCGATCGCTTGATGGAAGGCTATGGTCCGTCCGGAGAAGCGCTGGTCAAGCTCGGTCAGCAAGGCTCTGATCTTGTCGTGACAGTGGACTGCGGTGCAATGGCCTTTGAAGCGCTTGATATGGCGCATAAAGCCGGCGTCGAAGTCATCGTCGTCGATCACCATAAATGCGCCGCCGAGCTGCCCAAAGCCAGCGCCATGGTCAATCCCAATCGCCTCGATGAGAGCGATGCCGGAGCCGAGCATGGGCATCTGGCCGCCGTTGGGATCGCCTTTCTGTTAGGGGCAGCCTTGGTTCGTAATTTGCGTGGCAAGGGCTTTTTCAAAGACCGGCCCGAACCGAAATTACTCGAACTGCTCGACATTGTCGCGCTGGGAACCGTTGCCGATGTCGCCCAACTTCGCGGCCTCAACCGCGCCTTTGTCGCGCAAGGACTGAAAGTGCTTGCAGGTCGCAAAAACATCGGCCTCTCCGCCTTGATCGACGCCAGTCGTTTGAAACGCGCGCCGATATGCTCAGATCTCGGCTTTGCCTTGGGACCAAGGATCAATGCTGGCGGCCGCGTTGGTAAATCCGACCTTGGCGTCCGCTTGCTGACGACCCAAAACCCCGAAGAAGCACAGAAAATATCCGCAGAACTGAATCATTATAATGAGGAACGCCGGGCGATTGAGGCGCATGTACTGGAAGAAGCCGAGGCCATGTGTTCCTCCCAACAGAATCAGGCCGTTGTGGTCCTGTCAGCCAAAGGCTGGCATCCGGGCGTGATCGGGATCGTTGCCGGCCGCATCAAGGAAAAATTGGGCCGCCCAGCCATCATCATTGCCGAAGACGAAGACGGCATTGGAAAAGGGTCGGGCCGCTCCATTTCTGGCGTAGATCTCGGCGCAGCCATAATCGCAGCGAAAGACCAGGGCTTGCTGATCGCTGGCGGGGGGCACGCCATGGCGGCCGGCGTTACCATCGACGCCACCAAAGTTGATGCATTTAGCGAATTTCTCAATGACCGGCTGGCTGACACTGTCGGCACAGCGCAAGCCGGAAAGGCTTTGCTGCTTGACGCTGTTCTCTCCCCCAAAGGGGTCAATCCGCTGTTTGTAGAAGCCATGGACGGCGCGGGCCCCTACGGTATGGGCTGGCCGGCACCGCGCATTGCCGCCGGGCCCGTGCGGATCATCAAATGCGACATTGTCGGCAAGGACCATGTCCGGATGATTGTCGCAGGCGATGATGGCGGTTCCATCAAGACTATCGCGTTCAGAGCAGCCGAAAGCGATTTGGGTCAAGCTCTGCTCAGTGCTCCAAAGAACCGGAAGTTATGGATCGCCGGCCGCGCCAAGATCGACGATTGGGGCAGCCGCCCCGCCGCCGAAATCCATCTGGAAGACGCCGCCTGGGCCGATTAA
- a CDS encoding alpha/beta hydrolase: MTEGAIRALVGRFRPVIFALPLMAAACISPVDYGPIRHADYVANGRCDPVENSAATNDPDTAEKPFFVVTSRLPDCRADDIKLLNHRGDKVRFGRFGAPQDMLDEKGKVDGRRIPFSISNETQWWASLSKTMGNREGRVLLYVHGYRETFFTSSRDTAQIARLTNFTGPVIQYSWPSQGQFLKYTVDETNMYWDERNFRKFLTKLAQQPWTKEIVLVSHSLGARLILPAVEFVDRNSSDADSSNISNIILVSPDVDRQDFERDIAEEILSARRVNNDRRITVYASAKDSALSLSDDVHGYPRLGNPRCFDPFKAAELKDKGLPERCYAAKSQYDDPPEKSGLTIVDTTAVSQGRVGHGDYLRSAIACRDFAAVVNGERGAIKGRDPTHLSYVFALAPPLEDEELDDLAICRRDSD, from the coding sequence ATGACGGAAGGCGCAATTCGAGCATTGGTAGGCCGCTTCAGACCTGTGATATTTGCGCTGCCGCTGATGGCGGCGGCCTGTATTTCACCGGTTGACTATGGTCCGATCCGGCATGCGGACTACGTTGCCAATGGGCGCTGTGATCCGGTAGAAAATAGCGCGGCGACAAATGACCCGGATACCGCGGAAAAACCGTTTTTCGTTGTCACTAGTCGTTTACCAGATTGCCGAGCCGATGATATCAAACTGCTCAATCATCGCGGAGATAAAGTTCGCTTTGGCCGCTTTGGGGCCCCGCAGGATATGCTGGACGAGAAAGGCAAGGTAGACGGACGGCGCATCCCGTTTTCCATATCCAACGAAACACAATGGTGGGCAAGCTTATCCAAAACTATGGGCAACCGTGAAGGCCGGGTCCTGCTCTATGTGCACGGCTATCGCGAGACATTTTTCACAAGCTCCCGCGATACCGCCCAAATTGCACGGCTGACAAATTTTACCGGTCCCGTCATCCAATATTCATGGCCGTCGCAAGGGCAGTTTCTCAAATACACGGTCGATGAAACCAATATGTACTGGGACGAACGGAATTTCCGCAAATTTCTGACAAAATTGGCCCAGCAACCATGGACCAAAGAAATTGTGCTGGTCTCTCATTCACTGGGCGCACGGCTCATACTGCCAGCAGTGGAATTTGTCGATCGCAACAGTTCCGACGCTGACTCCAGCAATATCTCGAATATCATTCTCGTATCACCCGATGTTGATCGTCAGGATTTTGAACGGGATATCGCAGAGGAAATTTTGTCCGCACGCCGGGTCAATAATGACCGGAGAATAACCGTTTATGCCTCAGCCAAAGATAGCGCCTTGTCGTTATCGGATGACGTTCACGGCTATCCACGACTAGGTAATCCGCGATGTTTTGATCCGTTCAAGGCCGCAGAACTCAAAGACAAAGGCTTGCCCGAACGCTGCTATGCGGCAAAATCGCAATATGACGATCCGCCAGAAAAAAGCGGCCTCACCATTGTAGATACTACCGCTGTCAGTCAGGGCCGGGTGGGGCATGGCGACTATCTGCGCAGTGCCATTGCTTGCCGGGATTTTGCTGCCGTCGTGAATGGAGAGAGGGGAGCAATAAAAGGCCGTGATCCAACCCATTTATCCTATGTATTTGCGCTAGCGCCGCCTTTGGAAGACGAGGAGCTAGACGATCTGGCAATCTGCCGCCGCGACTCCGATTGA
- a CDS encoding flavodoxin family protein, with the protein MKNLLIIYHSYTGGTEQMAEAAAAAAREEKDTKTRLLRAEDCKPADMLAADGYIFATPENLAAIAGVMKAFFDRCYYPLLGQMKGRPYAAMICAGSDGENAQKQLERIATGWRLKKVVDTPIICTHAQTEQAIMAPKTISEMDKAQCAEIGATLAAGLAMGVF; encoded by the coding sequence ATGAAAAATCTGCTGATCATCTATCACAGCTACACTGGTGGAACCGAGCAAATGGCCGAAGCCGCCGCAGCGGCTGCGCGCGAAGAAAAGGATACCAAAACCCGATTGCTTCGCGCCGAAGATTGCAAACCTGCCGATATGCTGGCTGCTGATGGTTATATTTTTGCCACGCCTGAAAATCTGGCGGCGATTGCGGGCGTGATGAAGGCGTTTTTTGATCGCTGCTATTATCCATTACTTGGGCAAATGAAAGGTCGCCCCTATGCGGCGATGATTTGTGCGGGTTCGGATGGTGAAAATGCGCAGAAACAGCTGGAGCGAATTGCGACTGGGTGGCGGCTTAAAAAGGTTGTTGATACGCCAATTATTTGCACCCATGCGCAGACTGAACAAGCGATAATGGCACCCAAGACGATTAGCGAAATGGATAAAGCGCAATGCGCTGAAATAGGGGCCACGCTTGCCGCTGGTCTGGCTATGGGTGTTTTTTGA
- a CDS encoding ExbD/TolR family protein produces the protein MAMSGGKDDGTPMMEMNTTPLIDVLLVLLIMFIITIPVQTHAVKLDLPVDDPNAPPPPDIDPVKNRLGITPTNQILWNDQPASLQQIKQYLAQTKSMVPEPELQFQPDPVSAYLTVDRVLAEIKDSGVSKFGFVGNEQYSSFGKASRLPN, from the coding sequence ATGGCTATGAGCGGCGGCAAAGATGATGGCACGCCGATGATGGAAATGAACACGACGCCGTTGATCGACGTCCTGCTCGTTCTCCTCATCATGTTCATCATTACAATCCCGGTCCAGACCCATGCGGTTAAACTGGATCTACCTGTCGATGATCCCAATGCACCACCGCCACCGGACATTGATCCGGTGAAAAATCGGTTGGGCATTACCCCGACCAACCAGATCTTATGGAATGACCAACCGGCTTCCTTGCAGCAGATTAAACAATATCTCGCGCAGACCAAATCAATGGTTCCAGAGCCTGAGCTCCAGTTCCAGCCTGACCCGGTCAGTGCTTATCTGACAGTCGATCGCGTTCTCGCGGAGATTAAGGATAGCGGCGTAAGCAAGTTTGGTTTTGTCGGTAACGAACAATATAGCAGCTTTGGTAAAGCGTCACGTTTGCCAAACTAG
- a CDS encoding MotA/TolQ/ExbB proton channel family protein, which yields MFIEILAAAGTAAPKNQFGFWEAMQQGGIIAWFTLGVLAIMSVSSFYILFSKLFEQNKVMKQGEAARASFWKANSLKEGAAKLDKNSAYRQIVDDGIKAEEDHARLTDPVEAHDWLHGSLNRSQGLINSKLATGLPWLATVGATSPFIGLFGTVIGIYRALIKIGIAGQASIDAVAGPVGEALIMTALGLGVAVPAVLAYNWLQGRNKRIAEDISDFSNDVLGYISSDGAVKPTTTKGGIQTKPATAAAPAAKPAVKK from the coding sequence ATGTTTATTGAAATTTTAGCTGCAGCCGGAACGGCCGCACCGAAGAATCAGTTTGGCTTTTGGGAAGCGATGCAACAGGGCGGTATTATCGCCTGGTTCACGCTCGGCGTTTTGGCCATCATGTCTGTGTCCTCATTCTACATCCTGTTCTCGAAACTTTTTGAGCAAAACAAAGTGATGAAACAGGGTGAAGCGGCCCGGGCTTCTTTCTGGAAAGCCAATAGCTTGAAAGAAGGCGCTGCAAAGCTCGACAAGAATAGTGCTTACCGCCAGATTGTTGATGACGGCATCAAGGCCGAAGAAGATCACGCACGTTTGACCGACCCTGTGGAAGCCCATGATTGGCTGCACGGTTCGCTGAACCGCTCGCAAGGTCTGATCAACTCCAAGCTGGCAACTGGCCTTCCTTGGCTCGCAACTGTGGGCGCGACATCGCCATTTATCGGTCTGTTCGGTACGGTTATCGGTATTTACCGCGCACTGATTAAAATTGGTATTGCTGGTCAGGCATCAATCGATGCCGTTGCTGGTCCGGTTGGTGAAGCTTTGATCATGACCGCACTGGGTCTTGGCGTGGCTGTTCCTGCCGTTCTTGCTTATAACTGGCTGCAGGGCCGCAACAAGCGCATCGCCGAAGATATCAGCGATTTCTCCAATGATGTTCTGGGTTATATTTCGTCAGACGGCGCTGTGAAGCCAACCACGACTAAAGGCGGCATCCAGACGAAGCCTGCAACAGCAGCAGCTCCGGCGGCTAAGCCAGCTGTAAAGAAGTAA
- a CDS encoding uracil-DNA glycosylase family protein has protein sequence MAVNPGNLDELLKDVRACTVCSGLPFGPDPLLQAGSTAKILIAGQAPGSKTHEKGRPFDDQSGKRLRTWLGVTEDQFYDPGLFAIIPMGFCFPGTGKGGDLPPRPECAPLWRKPLLDSLPAIELTLILGQYALHWHLGDAKSKTLTETVKRWEEFWPCALPLPHPSPRNIRWFNANPWFEAELVPVLHERVARLIKKHP, from the coding sequence ATGGCTGTTAATCCGGGCAATCTCGACGAACTTTTGAAAGATGTCCGCGCATGCACGGTTTGTAGCGGGCTGCCGTTTGGCCCCGACCCGTTGCTGCAAGCCGGGTCGACCGCCAAAATCCTGATCGCAGGACAGGCACCGGGCAGCAAGACCCACGAGAAAGGCCGACCTTTTGATGATCAGAGCGGCAAGCGCCTGCGCACATGGCTTGGCGTGACCGAAGATCAATTTTATGATCCAGGCCTGTTTGCGATCATTCCAATGGGTTTTTGTTTCCCGGGAACAGGTAAGGGCGGCGATCTGCCTCCGCGCCCAGAATGCGCACCGCTGTGGCGCAAGCCTTTACTTGATAGTCTGCCCGCGATTGAGCTGACCCTGATCCTCGGCCAATATGCGCTGCACTGGCATCTCGGCGACGCCAAATCGAAAACGCTGACAGAAACCGTCAAACGGTGGGAAGAATTCTGGCCTTGCGCGCTGCCCCTACCGCATCCCAGCCCACGCAATATTCGTTGGTTTAATGCCAATCCCTGGTTTGAGGCCGAACTTGTCCCGGTACTTCACGAGCGCGTCGCGCGATTGATCAAAAAACACCCATAG
- a CDS encoding energy transducer TonB: MAYADQQQMSSSKLVSIALVVIIHALFGYALVTGLAYSAVKKVASELDMIDIQEEEPPEEIEEPPPPPPDQPIEPPPVVTPPPIVTPPPIARPQPQQVRTPPPAPAPVAPAPPPAPPPPPPPQRANPEPRGNPGNWANANDYPSRALREEREGTTSFSVVVNAKGRVDSCQITGSSGHSDLDAATCKNIQRRARFRPALDSAGNPTSASWSSRVRWQIPK; the protein is encoded by the coding sequence ATGGCTTATGCTGACCAACAACAGATGAGTTCGAGCAAGCTGGTATCTATTGCCCTTGTCGTCATCATACACGCGCTGTTTGGATATGCTTTGGTCACCGGACTGGCTTATAGTGCAGTCAAGAAAGTGGCGTCAGAGCTTGATATGATCGATATCCAAGAAGAAGAACCCCCGGAAGAGATTGAGGAACCACCTCCACCGCCACCGGATCAGCCGATTGAACCACCACCCGTGGTGACACCACCGCCGATCGTGACGCCGCCACCGATTGCGCGGCCTCAGCCACAGCAGGTGAGAACACCGCCACCGGCCCCAGCGCCAGTTGCACCGGCCCCACCGCCAGCTCCACCGCCACCGCCACCGCCGCAACGGGCTAATCCCGAACCGCGCGGTAATCCAGGCAACTGGGCGAACGCGAACGACTATCCGTCTCGTGCGCTGCGTGAAGAGCGTGAGGGTACGACAAGCTTTAGCGTGGTTGTAAATGCCAAAGGTAGAGTGGACAGTTGTCAGATTACTGGTTCTAGCGGCCATAGTGATTTGGATGCGGCAACTTGCAAGAATATCCAGCGACGGGCGCGTTTTCGTCCCGCTCTGGATAGTGCAGGCAATCCCACCAGTGCTTCATGGTCCAGTAGGGTTCGTTGGCAGATACCAAAATAA
- a CDS encoding homoserine dehydrogenase: MTTPLRIALAGLGTVGSGVIRLINENGAMIAQRAGRPIEISAISARDRARDRGMDLSPYKWADDMNDFAADPGVDCVVEMIGGSDGPALDLARNSLKSGKSFVTANKAMIAHHGMELASLAEKQNLALKYEAAVAGGIPVIKGLREGASANRIERVYGILNGTCNYILTTMEKHGSDFDAVLKDAQDLGYAEADPSFDIDGVDAAHKLAILAALSFGKAVDFDGVEIAGIRDIVAADIGQAKALGYRIRLLGMARIDDGKLFQRVNPYLVPESHPLAHIDGSTNAVVAEGNFSGRLMFQGAGAGDGPTASAIVADLIDIARGDSGTVFAMPASKMAASERAESGNRTGKSYIRFIVADKPGVLAEITAAMRDAEVSIESLIQTEKTNEGSVLISMVTHQSLERDVIQSLEKLSDSSSLQGAPVVMHLLSDED, translated from the coding sequence ATGACTACACCTCTCCGCATCGCTTTGGCTGGTCTTGGCACTGTCGGTTCCGGCGTCATCCGCTTGATCAATGAAAATGGTGCGATGATAGCGCAGCGCGCTGGACGCCCTATAGAGATTAGCGCCATCTCGGCACGCGACCGGGCCCGTGACCGCGGAATGGATCTTAGCCCGTATAAATGGGCCGACGATATGAACGATTTCGCCGCTGATCCGGGCGTTGATTGCGTGGTTGAAATGATCGGCGGTTCTGATGGTCCGGCTCTCGATCTGGCCCGCAACAGCCTGAAAAGCGGCAAATCATTTGTGACCGCGAATAAAGCCATGATCGCCCACCATGGTATGGAATTGGCCAGCCTTGCAGAAAAACAGAATCTGGCTTTGAAATATGAAGCCGCTGTCGCTGGAGGTATCCCGGTCATAAAGGGCTTGCGCGAAGGCGCCTCGGCCAACCGTATCGAGCGGGTCTATGGCATCCTGAACGGCACTTGTAATTATATCCTCACCACGATGGAAAAGCACGGCAGCGATTTTGATGCGGTATTAAAAGATGCACAGGATCTGGGATATGCCGAGGCTGATCCCAGTTTTGATATTGATGGAGTTGATGCCGCCCATAAACTGGCGATTTTGGCGGCGCTGTCTTTTGGCAAGGCGGTTGATTTTGATGGCGTAGAAATTGCTGGCATTCGCGATATTGTGGCAGCAGATATTGGGCAGGCAAAGGCGCTTGGCTATCGCATCCGCCTGCTTGGCATGGCACGGATAGACGATGGAAAGCTATTCCAACGTGTTAATCCTTATCTGGTCCCTGAAAGTCATCCCCTCGCTCATATCGATGGATCGACTAACGCTGTCGTCGCCGAGGGCAATTTTTCCGGACGGCTGATGTTTCAGGGCGCTGGTGCCGGTGATGGCCCTACTGCGTCTGCCATAGTCGCCGACTTGATCGATATTGCGCGCGGCGATAGCGGCACCGTTTTTGCGATGCCAGCTAGTAAAATGGCGGCTAGCGAGCGGGCGGAAAGCGGTAATCGTACCGGGAAAAGTTACATCCGTTTCATCGTTGCTGACAAACCGGGCGTGTTGGCGGAAATCACAGCAGCGATGCGGGATGCGGAAGTGTCGATCGAAAGCCTGATCCAGACCGAGAAAACCAACGAGGGTTCTGTGCTTATTTCGATGGTAACCCATCAAAGCCTGGAACGGGATGTTATTCAGAGCCTTGAAAAACTATCGGATTCCAGCAGCCTGCAAGGCGCTCCAGTGGTTATGCACCTATTGAGTGACGAAGACTAA
- a CDS encoding ABC transporter transmembrane domain-containing protein has protein sequence MSELTNDNAPEKEPSNTEKPATKKIGNLRMVWERAVNYPKQIAFAAIALFVAAMATLAIPWGFKSIVDEGFASGGGDIAPYFQILLVIVAILAVATALRFYFVSWLGERVVADIRLAVQRNLLRLAPGFFEENRPSEIASRMTSDTAIIEQVVGTTVSVALRNIIIGIGGIIFLFTLAPTLTAGLLLGIPIVILPIVFIGRKLTNVSRFSQDRVADVGAMVSETLGAMKIVQAFGQETREHERFGSAVESTFDTAKRRIRLRAALTAVIIALVFTGITLLMWRGAIGVADGSISGGTIAAFVLTGGLVAGAFGALTEVYGDLLRAAGAAGRLAELLSEEPGIAAPASPIALPEPPRGQISFDNVTFAYPTRTDTAALKNFSLKVTPGETVAVVGPSGAGKSTLFQLAQRFYDPQGGSVRIDGVALPSADPADIRERMALVPQDTVLFAASARDNLRYGKWDATDEEIWAAARAANAEKFLAELPEGLDSFMGEAGTRLSGGQRQRVAIARALLRQTPILLLDEATSALDAESEKLVQDALDRLMRERTTLVIAHRLATIRSADRIIVMDEGQIVEQGDHDSLITKNGLYAKLAELQFNGVEQSKTAIAI, from the coding sequence ATGAGTGAACTTACCAATGACAATGCCCCTGAAAAGGAGCCGTCAAATACTGAAAAGCCAGCAACGAAGAAGATCGGCAATCTTCGGATGGTCTGGGAGCGGGCCGTTAATTATCCTAAGCAGATTGCCTTTGCGGCGATAGCGCTTTTCGTAGCTGCCATGGCGACACTGGCCATCCCTTGGGGTTTTAAGTCCATAGTTGACGAAGGCTTTGCATCTGGCGGCGGCGATATTGCCCCCTATTTTCAAATTCTCTTGGTGATTGTCGCCATTCTGGCTGTCGCCACGGCGCTGCGCTTTTATTTCGTCAGCTGGCTTGGCGAACGGGTCGTTGCCGACATCAGGCTGGCCGTCCAGCGGAATTTGCTCCGCCTCGCGCCCGGCTTTTTCGAGGAGAACCGGCCATCGGAAATCGCATCCCGGATGACGTCGGATACCGCGATTATCGAACAGGTCGTTGGCACCACAGTGTCTGTGGCGCTGCGTAATATCATCATCGGCATTGGCGGCATTATCTTTCTGTTCACATTGGCGCCAACACTGACGGCTGGACTATTGCTGGGTATTCCTATCGTCATTTTACCGATTGTATTCATCGGCCGCAAATTGACCAATGTCTCGCGATTCAGTCAGGACCGGGTAGCCGATGTGGGCGCAATGGTATCTGAGACACTTGGTGCCATGAAAATCGTCCAGGCTTTCGGTCAGGAAACGCGCGAACATGAAAGATTCGGCAGCGCCGTCGAAAGCACATTTGACACCGCCAAGCGGCGTATCAGACTGCGGGCGGCGCTGACCGCGGTGATTATCGCGCTCGTGTTTACCGGTATCACACTCCTGATGTGGCGCGGCGCTATCGGCGTTGCCGACGGCAGTATCTCCGGTGGTACAATTGCTGCATTCGTTCTTACCGGCGGTTTGGTTGCCGGAGCCTTTGGAGCACTGACCGAAGTTTATGGTGATCTTTTAAGAGCAGCTGGCGCGGCTGGCCGTCTTGCAGAGCTGCTATCGGAAGAGCCGGGCATTGCCGCACCAGCCTCTCCGATTGCTTTGCCGGAACCACCGCGGGGTCAAATCTCTTTTGATAATGTGACTTTTGCTTATCCCACGCGCACGGATACCGCAGCGCTTAAAAATTTCTCCCTTAAGGTAACACCAGGCGAAACCGTTGCGGTTGTCGGCCCATCCGGCGCCGGTAAATCCACCCTTTTTCAGCTGGCCCAACGGTTTTATGATCCCCAAGGCGGCAGCGTGCGTATTGATGGTGTCGCTTTGCCCTCCGCAGACCCGGCCGACATCCGCGAACGCATGGCGCTGGTACCACAAGACACTGTGCTATTCGCAGCCTCTGCGCGCGACAATTTGCGCTATGGCAAGTGGGATGCAACGGACGAAGAGATTTGGGCCGCCGCGCGCGCCGCCAATGCCGAGAAATTCTTGGCTGAATTGCCAGAGGGGCTCGACAGCTTCATGGGCGAAGCGGGCACGCGGCTGTCTGGTGGGCAGCGCCAGCGGGTCGCCATTGCACGCGCTTTGCTCAGGCAAACGCCCATATTATTATTGGACGAAGCCACCTCGGCCTTGGATGCCGAAAGCGAAAAACTGGTTCAGGATGCTCTCGACAGGCTGATGCGCGAGCGTACCACTCTTGTTATTGCGCATCGGTTGGCGACCATAAGATCAGCAGATCGTATCATCGTTATGGATGAAGGGCAGATTGTCGAACAAGGCGATCATGACAGCTTGATAACCAAGAACGGCCTTTACGCCAAACTCGCGGAGTTGCAGTTTAATGGCGTTGAACAGTCCAAAACCGCTATTGCCATCTAG